Proteins encoded together in one Catellatospora citrea window:
- the sucC gene encoding ADP-forming succinate--CoA ligase subunit beta — MDLYEYQGRDVFEKHGLPVLAGGVAETPEEARAIAERLGGRVVVKAQVKVGGRGKAGGVKLAADATEAYDRANDILGMDIKGHTVHKVMLAETADIVEEYYFSYLLDRANRTFLCIASVAGGMEIETVAEEQPEKVAKIAIDANRGVDEALAREIVTAGHFPAEVADQVVDIAIKLWQTFRAEDATLVEVNPLAKISSGKVLCLDAKVTLDENAGFRHADHEALEDKAAVDPLEQAAKAKDLNYVKLDGEVGIIGNGAGLVMSTLDVVAYAGEQFGGVKPANFLDIGGGASAEVMANGLEIVLSDPAVKSVFVNVFGGITACDAVANGIVQALAMLEGRGESVTKPLVVRLDGNNAEAGRAILDSANNPLVQRVDTMDGAAKRAAELAAAGK, encoded by the coding sequence GTGGACCTGTACGAGTACCAGGGGCGCGATGTCTTCGAGAAGCACGGTCTGCCCGTGCTCGCCGGTGGCGTCGCCGAGACCCCGGAGGAGGCCCGCGCCATCGCCGAGCGCCTGGGCGGCCGGGTCGTCGTCAAGGCGCAGGTGAAGGTCGGTGGCCGCGGCAAGGCCGGCGGCGTGAAGCTCGCCGCCGATGCGACCGAGGCGTACGACCGCGCGAACGACATCCTTGGCATGGACATCAAGGGCCACACGGTCCACAAGGTGATGCTGGCCGAGACGGCCGACATCGTCGAGGAGTACTACTTCTCCTACCTGCTGGACCGGGCGAACCGCACCTTCCTGTGCATCGCCAGCGTCGCCGGCGGTATGGAGATCGAGACCGTCGCCGAGGAGCAGCCGGAGAAGGTCGCGAAGATCGCGATCGACGCCAACCGTGGCGTCGACGAGGCGCTGGCGCGTGAGATCGTCACCGCCGGCCACTTCCCGGCCGAGGTCGCCGACCAGGTCGTGGACATCGCGATCAAGCTGTGGCAGACCTTCCGGGCCGAGGACGCGACGCTGGTCGAGGTCAACCCGCTCGCGAAGATCAGCTCCGGCAAGGTGCTGTGCCTGGACGCGAAGGTGACGCTGGACGAGAACGCCGGCTTCCGCCACGCCGACCACGAGGCGCTGGAGGACAAGGCCGCGGTCGACCCGCTGGAGCAGGCCGCCAAGGCCAAGGACCTCAACTACGTCAAGCTCGACGGCGAGGTCGGCATCATCGGCAACGGCGCGGGCCTGGTCATGTCCACGCTGGACGTGGTCGCGTACGCCGGTGAGCAGTTCGGTGGCGTCAAGCCCGCGAACTTCCTCGACATCGGCGGCGGCGCGTCCGCGGAGGTCATGGCGAACGGTCTGGAGATCGTGCTGTCCGACCCCGCGGTCAAGAGCGTGTTCGTCAACGTCTTCGGCGGCATCACCGCGTGCGACGCGGTCGCCAACGGCATCGTGCAGGCGCTGGCCATGCTGGAGGGCCGCGGCGAGTCCGTGACGAAGCCGCTGGTCGTACGCCTCGACGGCAACAACGCCGAGGCCGGTCGCGCGATCCTCGACAGCGCGAACAACCCGCTCGTGCAGCGAGTGGACACCATGGACGGCGCCGCCAAGCGCGCCGCCGAGCTCGCAGCGGCTGGGAAGTGA
- a CDS encoding cobalamin B12-binding domain-containing protein: MGTRIRVVVAKPGLDGHDRGAKVVARALRDAGMEVIYTGLHQTAEQIVETAIQEDADAVGLSVLSGAHMTLFPRVVELLRERGAGDMVVFGGGIIPDADIPELERLGVAKVFTPGATTHAIVDWVRANVATAQPA; this comes from the coding sequence ATGGGCACTCGTATTCGCGTGGTCGTCGCCAAGCCCGGGCTCGACGGGCACGACCGGGGCGCGAAGGTGGTGGCCAGAGCCCTGCGCGACGCGGGTATGGAGGTCATCTACACCGGCCTGCACCAGACGGCGGAGCAGATCGTGGAGACCGCGATCCAGGAGGACGCCGACGCGGTCGGCCTGTCCGTGCTGTCCGGCGCGCACATGACCCTGTTCCCGCGGGTGGTCGAGCTGCTGCGCGAGCGCGGCGCCGGGGACATGGTGGTGTTCGGCGGCGGCATCATCCCCGACGCGGACATCCCCGAGCTGGAGCGGCTCGGCGTGGCCAAGGTGTTCACGCCCGGCGCGACGACCCACGCCATCGTCGACTGGGTGCGGGCCAACGTGGCGACCGCCCAGCCTGCCTGA
- a CDS encoding M23 family metallopeptidase, with protein MQYRPTLLREGDRYRGRRRAPAPPRSRYLAVVTTAFVGAGIVAFGAGAGIKDAKTDALVGDTAASELSGARLEAAERAGRGEDRSLSTSIAQSPNAWVLPNHDYRLTSLFGQRWGKAHKGVDIAVPEGTPVAAMHEGIVVLARYNGGYGNHVIIDHGNGLKTTYGHNSRLMVKEGQRVKAGDIIAISGSTGHSTGPHVHLEIHVNDVAVNPIPWFKSHGVDLELEIEQAYDGSVS; from the coding sequence GTGCAATACAGGCCAACACTGTTACGGGAGGGTGACCGCTACCGCGGCCGCCGACGGGCTCCCGCCCCGCCCCGCAGCAGATACCTCGCTGTAGTCACGACCGCTTTCGTCGGTGCAGGGATTGTCGCCTTCGGTGCCGGAGCCGGCATCAAGGACGCGAAGACCGACGCTCTCGTCGGCGACACCGCCGCCTCGGAACTCAGCGGGGCCCGCCTCGAAGCCGCCGAACGCGCCGGCCGTGGCGAGGACCGCTCGCTCAGCACCTCGATCGCCCAGTCCCCGAACGCGTGGGTCCTGCCGAACCACGACTACCGCCTGACCTCCCTGTTCGGTCAGCGCTGGGGCAAGGCGCACAAGGGCGTCGACATCGCCGTGCCCGAGGGCACGCCCGTCGCCGCGATGCACGAGGGCATCGTCGTGCTGGCCCGCTACAACGGCGGCTACGGCAACCACGTGATCATCGACCACGGCAACGGCCTGAAGACCACATACGGGCACAACAGCCGTCTCATGGTCAAGGAAGGCCAGCGGGTCAAGGCGGGCGACATCATCGCCATCTCCGGCAGCACCGGCCACTCCACCGGCCCGCACGTCCACCTTGAGATCCACGTGAACGACGTCGCGGTGAACCCCATCCCGTGGTTCAAGTCGCACGGTGTCGACCTCGAGTTGGAGATCGAACAGGCCTACGACGGCTCGGTGAGCTGA
- a CDS encoding M23 family metallopeptidase → MQGSSTELLKAARAQYDIVSDKIRSGLRGRSRHVVAVAALAGIASVGLVAANIDNGPTEVTPVAATSTVSREAAAERADRSARTTAKTQLAAPKAAPKAKSVAPKAAQPAQSKAKAGTSVPKAKAAAPVKVRPTWGSPMPGAQVTSCFGQRWGVLHAGVDLAEPAGTPIRAVGPGTVFSNGWAYSGYGISVVVDHGDGYFTHYAHMSRDAVQIGQKVKAGDLLGYEGSTGDSTGPHLHFEVHKGMWNQIEPSAWLKARGVPISC, encoded by the coding sequence ATGCAAGGCAGCAGTACCGAACTCCTCAAGGCAGCCCGCGCCCAGTACGACATCGTCAGCGACAAGATCCGAAGCGGCCTCCGCGGCCGCTCGCGTCATGTCGTGGCCGTCGCGGCACTGGCCGGCATCGCGTCTGTAGGCCTGGTCGCAGCCAACATCGACAACGGACCCACCGAGGTCACCCCCGTGGCGGCGACGTCCACGGTCAGCCGCGAGGCGGCGGCGGAACGCGCCGACCGCTCCGCGCGCACCACGGCGAAGACCCAGCTCGCCGCGCCCAAGGCGGCGCCGAAGGCCAAGTCGGTCGCGCCCAAGGCGGCCCAGCCCGCGCAGAGCAAGGCGAAGGCCGGCACCTCGGTGCCCAAGGCCAAGGCCGCCGCGCCGGTCAAGGTCCGCCCCACCTGGGGCAGCCCCATGCCGGGCGCTCAGGTCACCTCCTGCTTCGGTCAGCGCTGGGGCGTCCTGCACGCCGGCGTCGACCTCGCCGAGCCCGCCGGCACCCCGATCCGCGCGGTCGGCCCCGGCACCGTGTTCAGCAACGGCTGGGCCTACAGCGGCTACGGCATCTCCGTGGTCGTCGACCACGGCGACGGCTACTTCACCCACTACGCCCACATGAGCCGCGACGCGGTGCAGATCGGCCAGAAGGTGAAGGCCGGCGACCTGCTCGGCTACGAGGGCTCCACCGGCGACTCCACCGGCCCCCACCTGCATTTCGAGGTGCACAAGGGCATGTGGAACCAGATCGAGCCGAGCGCGTGGCTGAAGGCCCGCGGCGTGCCGATCAGCTGCTGA
- the pcrA gene encoding DNA helicase PcrA: MHALFDLPEMTPSETTPGGRPATVKPPAEKASGGSWPSPGDRAPTESGPRVAALLEGLNEPQRAAVTHEGTPLLIVAGAGSGKTRVLTQRIAYLLAARGVHPGEILAITFTNKAAGELRERVAHQVGNRARMMWVSTFHSACLRILRAEHEHAGLKSTFSIYDADDSRRLMQLVARELDLDPKRYPPRSLAAQVSNLKNELVDPEAFSPHGPAERVLGEAYTLYQQRLQQAHALDFDDIIMRTVHLLQAKPEVTEKYRRRFRHVLVDEYQDTNHAQYTLVKELVGDTGELCVVGDADQSIYAFRGATIRNILEFERDYPQARTILLEQNYRSTQTILSAANAVIDRNSDRKPKRLWSDQGAGEQIVGYVADNEHAEADWVAREIDRLTDAESARPGDVAVFYRTNAQSRVFEDIFIRLGLPYKVVGGVRFYERKEVRDALAYLRAVSNEDDTVSMRRIINTPKRGLGDRAEAVVEALAARDRVSFGAALRRAAEAPGISTRAVNSIGDFLAMMDSARELARTAPPEQLLEQLLTESGLLSELEESLDPQDEGRVENLQELVSVAREYAERTAAADETPTLAGFLEQVALVADADQVPSDDPEHQGVVTLMTLHTAKGLEFPVVFLTGLEDGVFPHLRSLGEVKELEEERRLAYVGITRARRRLYLSRAVTRSAWGQPQYNPASRFLEELPPELLDWKRTEGAYTSWGSRGGGIGGRERAQERGSGTFVGGTARAAALASKIGIDPSKLATASDLAAAPSLSAGDRVNHQRYGLGRVLAVQGAGARAQVQVDFGDQVLWLVLRHAPLEKI; encoded by the coding sequence ATGCATGCGCTCTTCGATCTCCCCGAGATGACGCCGTCCGAGACGACGCCCGGGGGGAGGCCCGCCACCGTGAAACCGCCCGCCGAGAAGGCCTCCGGCGGCTCCTGGCCGTCCCCGGGTGACCGGGCCCCCACCGAGTCCGGCCCCCGCGTGGCGGCGCTCCTGGAGGGCCTGAACGAGCCCCAGCGGGCGGCCGTCACCCACGAGGGCACACCGCTGCTCATCGTCGCGGGTGCCGGCTCCGGCAAGACCCGGGTGCTGACCCAGCGCATCGCCTACCTGCTGGCCGCCCGCGGGGTGCACCCCGGCGAGATCCTGGCCATCACGTTCACCAACAAGGCCGCCGGTGAGCTGCGCGAACGGGTCGCACACCAGGTCGGCAACCGGGCCCGGATGATGTGGGTGTCCACGTTCCACTCGGCCTGCCTGCGCATCCTGCGCGCCGAGCACGAGCACGCCGGCCTCAAGTCGACCTTCTCGATCTACGACGCGGACGACTCGCGCCGGCTGATGCAGCTGGTCGCCCGCGAACTCGACCTGGACCCCAAGCGCTACCCACCGCGCAGCCTGGCCGCGCAGGTGTCGAACCTCAAGAACGAGCTGGTCGACCCCGAGGCGTTCAGCCCGCACGGGCCCGCCGAGCGGGTGCTGGGCGAGGCCTACACGCTCTACCAGCAGCGGCTGCAGCAGGCCCACGCGCTCGACTTCGACGACATCATCATGCGCACCGTGCACCTGCTGCAGGCCAAGCCCGAGGTGACGGAGAAGTACCGGCGGCGCTTCCGCCACGTGCTCGTCGACGAGTACCAGGACACCAACCACGCCCAGTACACGCTGGTCAAGGAGCTGGTCGGGGACACCGGCGAGCTGTGCGTGGTGGGTGACGCCGATCAGTCGATCTACGCGTTCCGCGGCGCGACCATCCGCAACATCCTGGAGTTCGAGCGGGACTACCCGCAGGCGCGCACCATCCTGCTGGAGCAGAACTACCGCTCCACGCAGACCATCCTGTCCGCCGCCAACGCGGTCATCGACCGCAACAGCGACCGCAAGCCCAAGCGGCTGTGGAGCGACCAGGGCGCGGGTGAGCAGATCGTCGGCTATGTCGCCGACAACGAGCACGCCGAGGCCGACTGGGTGGCCCGCGAGATCGACCGGCTCACCGACGCCGAGTCGGCCCGGCCCGGCGACGTCGCGGTGTTCTACCGCACCAATGCCCAGTCCCGGGTCTTCGAGGACATCTTCATCCGGCTCGGCCTGCCCTACAAGGTCGTCGGCGGGGTGCGCTTCTACGAGCGCAAGGAGGTCCGCGACGCGCTGGCCTACCTGCGGGCGGTGTCCAATGAGGACGACACGGTCAGCATGCGCCGCATCATCAACACCCCCAAGCGGGGTCTCGGCGACCGTGCCGAGGCCGTCGTGGAGGCGCTGGCCGCGCGCGACCGGGTCTCCTTCGGGGCCGCGTTGCGCCGGGCCGCCGAAGCGCCGGGCATCTCGACCCGCGCGGTCAACTCCATCGGCGACTTCCTGGCCATGATGGACTCCGCGCGCGAGCTGGCCCGCACCGCGCCGCCGGAGCAGTTGCTGGAGCAGTTGCTGACCGAGTCCGGGCTGCTCTCGGAGCTGGAGGAGAGCCTGGACCCGCAGGACGAGGGCCGGGTCGAGAACCTGCAGGAACTCGTCAGCGTGGCCCGGGAGTACGCCGAGCGCACCGCCGCGGCCGACGAGACGCCCACCCTGGCCGGCTTCCTGGAGCAGGTCGCACTGGTGGCCGACGCCGACCAGGTGCCCTCGGACGACCCGGAGCACCAGGGCGTGGTCACGCTGATGACGCTGCACACCGCCAAGGGCCTGGAGTTCCCCGTGGTCTTCCTCACCGGCCTGGAGGACGGGGTCTTCCCGCACCTGCGGTCGCTGGGCGAGGTCAAGGAGCTGGAGGAGGAGCGGCGGCTGGCCTATGTCGGCATCACCCGCGCCCGCCGCCGGCTCTACCTGTCCCGGGCGGTGACCCGCTCGGCGTGGGGGCAGCCGCAGTACAACCCGGCGTCGCGCTTCCTGGAGGAGCTGCCGCCGGAGCTGCTCGACTGGAAGCGCACCGAGGGGGCGTACACCTCGTGGGGTTCCCGGGGCGGCGGCATCGGCGGCCGCGAGCGGGCGCAGGAGCGGGGGAGCGGCACCTTCGTGGGCGGCACCGCCCGGGCCGCGGCGCTCGCCAGCAAGATCGGCATCGACCCGAGCAAGCTGGCCACCGCGAGCGATCTGGCCGCGGCGCCGTCGCTGTCGGCCGGCGACCGGGTCAACCACCAGCGCTACGGACTGGGCCGGGTGCTCGCCGTGCAGGGCGCGGGAGCGCGGGCCCAGGTGCAGGTCGACTTCGGCGACCAGGTCCTCTGGCTGGTCCTCCGCCACGCCCCCCTGGAGAAGATCTGA
- a CDS encoding bifunctional metallophosphatase/5'-nucleotidase — MNHPRSRGWAGKMRHLALPALAVAVVATIPLSSGSNASSAPAWTPLSPVSVNMAAAAPAGHAAYGNLLAFNDFHGAIDAPTGSGAAVLGTPAGGVEYLAHWVKKLRAEGEAAGQEVVTVGAGDMIGATPLVSAAFHDEPTIELLSELGLDVSSVGNHEFDEGVTELQRMQHGGCHPVDGCFAGDGFAGAEFQYLAANVTDKRTKLPILPPVDVKIIDGVPVGFIGMTLEGTPGIVNPAGITKVDFRDEVETANLWSGLLRLVGIKAQVLLLHEGGQQGATGNISTCDGFTGVISPIVAGLRDEIGVVVSGHTHRFYSCSLPNKSGKPVVVTSAGTNGQLVTDITLNMDRRSRTFTSIEAHNVVVENGVRNADGTWQTTAPGVFVRNPALVDPAAKTIADKYRTAVAPLANRIVGSVSADIVRDVVPSGESPLGDVIADAQLAWTASAGAQLALMNPGGIRAAITYANSPGGEAPGQVTYGEAFTVQPFNNLVVTASLTGAQLDAVLEQQFAGHAGQNTTKILQISAGFTYSYDSTLPLGSRVSDLKLNGTPIDPAASYKVTTNDFLANGGDNFTALTAGTGRVYAPGFDVDALVAHLATGPITPGPANRITKLG; from the coding sequence ATGAATCACCCCCGTTCTCGGGGCTGGGCAGGCAAGATGCGGCACCTGGCGCTACCGGCGCTGGCCGTGGCCGTCGTCGCGACGATCCCGTTGAGCAGCGGTTCGAACGCATCTTCGGCCCCGGCGTGGACACCCCTCTCGCCGGTGTCGGTCAACATGGCCGCGGCGGCTCCGGCCGGCCACGCGGCGTACGGCAACCTGCTCGCGTTCAACGACTTCCACGGCGCGATCGACGCGCCGACCGGCAGCGGCGCGGCGGTGCTGGGCACCCCTGCGGGCGGTGTCGAATACCTGGCGCACTGGGTCAAGAAGCTGCGCGCCGAGGGCGAGGCGGCAGGCCAGGAGGTCGTCACCGTCGGCGCGGGCGACATGATCGGCGCGACCCCGCTGGTCAGCGCGGCGTTCCATGACGAGCCCACCATCGAGCTGCTCAGCGAGCTGGGCCTCGACGTCAGCTCGGTCGGCAACCACGAGTTCGACGAGGGCGTCACCGAGCTCCAGCGGATGCAGCACGGCGGCTGCCACCCGGTCGACGGCTGCTTCGCCGGCGACGGCTTCGCCGGCGCGGAGTTCCAGTACCTCGCCGCGAACGTCACCGACAAGCGCACCAAGCTGCCCATCCTGCCGCCGGTCGACGTGAAGATCATCGACGGCGTGCCGGTCGGCTTCATCGGCATGACGCTGGAGGGCACCCCGGGCATCGTGAACCCGGCCGGCATCACCAAGGTCGACTTCCGGGACGAGGTCGAGACCGCGAACCTGTGGAGCGGCCTGCTGCGGCTGGTCGGCATCAAGGCGCAGGTGCTGCTGCTGCACGAGGGCGGCCAGCAGGGCGCCACCGGCAACATCTCCACCTGTGACGGCTTCACCGGCGTGATCTCCCCGATCGTGGCCGGGCTGCGCGACGAGATCGGCGTCGTGGTCTCCGGCCACACGCACCGCTTCTACTCGTGCTCGCTGCCCAACAAGTCGGGCAAGCCGGTCGTGGTCACCAGCGCCGGCACCAACGGCCAGCTGGTCACCGACATCACGCTGAACATGGACCGGCGCAGCCGCACCTTCACCTCGATCGAGGCGCACAACGTCGTCGTCGAGAACGGCGTACGCAACGCCGACGGCACCTGGCAGACCACCGCGCCCGGCGTGTTCGTGCGCAACCCCGCGCTGGTCGACCCGGCCGCCAAGACGATCGCGGACAAGTACCGCACCGCCGTGGCGCCGCTGGCCAACCGGATCGTCGGCAGCGTCTCCGCCGACATCGTCCGCGACGTCGTGCCCAGCGGCGAGAGCCCGCTCGGCGACGTCATCGCCGACGCCCAGCTGGCCTGGACCGCCTCCGCCGGGGCACAGCTCGCGCTGATGAACCCGGGCGGCATCCGGGCCGCGATCACCTACGCGAACTCGCCCGGTGGCGAGGCGCCGGGCCAGGTGACCTACGGCGAGGCGTTCACCGTCCAGCCGTTCAACAACCTGGTCGTGACCGCCTCCCTGACCGGGGCGCAGCTCGACGCGGTGCTGGAGCAGCAGTTCGCCGGCCACGCCGGCCAGAACACCACCAAGATCCTTCAGATCTCGGCGGGCTTCACGTACTCGTACGACAGCACCCTGCCGCTCGGCAGCCGGGTCTCCGACCTGAAGCTGAACGGCACGCCGATCGATCCGGCGGCCAGCTACAAGGTGACGACGAACGACTTCCTGGCCAACGGCGGCGACAACTTCACGGCGCTGACCGCGGGCACGGGCCGGGTCTACGCGCCTGGGTTCGACGTCGACGCGCTGGTGGCGCACCTGGCCACCGGCCCGATCACCCCGGGACCGGCCAACCGCATCACCAAGCTCGGCTGA
- a CDS encoding chorismate mutase: MVSDNPIEESHMSAIAHETGTTAPEAATEISSMRERIDQIDAALIALWKERAAISQQVGKTRVASGGTRLVLSREREIMDRFRAELGPDGTQLALLILRAGRGPL; the protein is encoded by the coding sequence CTGGTGAGCGACAATCCCATCGAGGAGTCCCACATGAGCGCCATCGCCCACGAGACCGGCACCACCGCGCCGGAGGCCGCCACCGAGATCAGCTCGATGCGCGAGCGCATCGACCAGATCGACGCCGCCCTCATCGCGCTGTGGAAGGAGCGTGCCGCGATCTCGCAGCAGGTCGGCAAGACCCGCGTCGCCTCCGGCGGCACCCGCCTGGTGCTCAGCCGCGAGCGGGAGATCATGGACCGCTTCCGCGCCGAACTCGGCCCCGACGGCACCCAGCTCGCCCTGCTCATCCTCCGCGCCGGCCGCGGCCCGCTGTAA
- a CDS encoding ABC transporter ATP-binding protein, with protein MSEVILEVRDLVKHFPIRQGIVFKRTIGQIKAVDGVSLDLHKGETLGIVGESGCGKSTLAKLLMNLEKPTSGEVRYQGRDVLRLNPADQRRLRRNIQLVMQDPYTSLNPRMTVGDIVGEPFEIHPEVAPKGERRRKVQDLLDVVGLNPEHINRYPHQFSGGQRQRIGIARALALKPEVIVCDEPVSALDVSIQAQVMNLLDQLQNEFNLSYIFIAHDLSVVRHIADRVGVMYLGKMVEVGTDDDIYVRPTHPYTQALLSAVPVPDPTARQRKAVIRLEGDVPSPANPPSGCRFRTRCWKAQEICATEPPLLQIRPTSGHPSACHFAQERDVVHAG; from the coding sequence GTGAGTGAAGTGATCCTCGAAGTACGCGACCTGGTCAAGCACTTCCCGATCCGCCAGGGCATCGTCTTCAAGCGCACCATCGGGCAGATCAAGGCGGTCGACGGTGTCTCGCTCGACCTGCACAAGGGCGAGACCCTGGGCATCGTCGGCGAGTCGGGCTGTGGCAAGTCGACGCTGGCCAAGCTGCTGATGAACCTGGAGAAGCCCACCTCGGGTGAGGTGCGCTACCAGGGGCGGGACGTGCTGCGGCTCAACCCGGCCGACCAGCGCCGGCTGCGTCGCAACATCCAGCTCGTCATGCAGGACCCGTACACCTCGCTCAACCCGCGGATGACCGTGGGCGACATCGTCGGGGAGCCGTTCGAGATCCACCCCGAGGTGGCGCCCAAGGGCGAGCGGCGGCGCAAGGTGCAGGACCTGCTGGACGTGGTCGGTCTCAACCCCGAGCACATCAACCGGTACCCGCACCAGTTCTCCGGCGGTCAGCGCCAGCGCATCGGCATCGCCCGTGCCCTCGCGCTCAAGCCGGAGGTCATCGTCTGCGACGAGCCCGTGTCGGCACTCGACGTGTCGATCCAGGCGCAGGTGATGAACCTGCTGGACCAGCTGCAGAACGAGTTCAACCTGTCGTACATCTTCATCGCCCACGACCTGTCGGTGGTGCGCCACATCGCCGACCGGGTGGGCGTGATGTACCTCGGCAAGATGGTCGAGGTCGGCACCGACGACGACATCTACGTCCGGCCGACGCACCCGTACACGCAGGCTCTGCTGTCCGCGGTGCCGGTGCCGGACCCCACGGCGCGTCAGCGCAAGGCGGTCATCCGGTTGGAGGGCGACGTCCCGTCGCCGGCCAACCCGCCGTCGGGCTGCCGCTTCCGCACCCGGTGCTGGAAGGCACAGGAGATCTGCGCGACGGAGCCGCCGTTGCTGCAGATCCGCCCCACCTCGGGGCACCCGAGCGCATGCCACTTCGCGCAGGAGCGGGACGTGGTGCACGCGGGGTAG
- a CDS encoding ABC transporter ATP-binding protein, with protein MSDIKVKTAPVQGVDGGSAGHLLEVDNLHVEFRTRDGVAKVINGVSYHVDAGETLAVLGESGSGKSVTAQTIMGILDTPPGFVTGGSIRFRGKDLLTMGKDERRLVRGEGIAMVFQDALSALNPVFTVGFQIAELFRKRRGMSRADGYQRATELLDLVKIPAAKTRLKDYPHQFSGGMRQRVMIAMALALDPEVLIADEPTTALDVTVQAQIMDLLAEIRRDRNMGMILITHDLGVVADVADRIAVMYAGRIVEQADVHNLYGKPCHPYTLALLDSLPRLDLKGQELNTIKGLPPNLLRIPSGCAFHPRCQMARDICSTQRPALIELGGVRSSACHFAEELYGRE; from the coding sequence GTGAGTGACATCAAGGTGAAGACGGCGCCGGTGCAAGGCGTCGACGGCGGCTCTGCGGGCCACCTGCTCGAGGTCGACAACCTGCACGTCGAGTTCCGCACCCGGGACGGCGTGGCCAAGGTGATCAACGGTGTGTCGTACCACGTGGACGCCGGTGAGACGTTGGCGGTGCTCGGCGAGTCGGGCTCCGGCAAGAGCGTGACGGCGCAGACCATCATGGGCATCCTCGACACCCCGCCGGGCTTCGTGACGGGCGGTTCCATCCGCTTCCGCGGCAAGGACCTGCTCACCATGGGCAAGGACGAGCGCCGGCTGGTCCGCGGCGAGGGCATCGCGATGGTGTTCCAGGACGCGCTCTCGGCGCTGAACCCGGTCTTCACGGTCGGGTTCCAGATCGCCGAGCTGTTCCGCAAGCGGCGGGGCATGAGCCGCGCCGACGGCTACCAGCGCGCCACGGAGCTGCTGGACCTGGTCAAGATCCCGGCGGCGAAGACGCGCCTGAAGGACTACCCGCACCAGTTCTCCGGCGGCATGCGCCAGCGCGTCATGATCGCCATGGCGCTGGCGCTGGACCCCGAGGTGCTGATCGCGGACGAGCCCACCACGGCGCTCGACGTGACGGTGCAGGCCCAGATCATGGACCTGCTGGCGGAGATCCGCCGCGACCGGAACATGGGCATGATCCTGATCACCCACGACCTCGGCGTGGTCGCCGACGTCGCGGACCGGATCGCGGTCATGTACGCGGGCCGGATCGTGGAGCAGGCCGACGTGCACAACCTGTACGGCAAGCCCTGCCACCCGTACACGCTGGCCCTGCTGGACTCGCTGCCGCGCCTGGACCTCAAGGGCCAGGAGCTCAACACCATCAAGGGTCTTCCGCCCAACCTGCTGCGCATCCCCTCGGGCTGCGCGTTCCACCCGCGGTGCCAGATGGCGCGTGACATCTGCTCGACCCAGCGCCCCGCGCTGATCGAGCTGGGTGGCGTCCGCTCCAGCGCCTGTCACTTCGCAGAGGAGCTGTACGGCCGTGAGTGA